The following coding sequences are from one Thamnophis elegans isolate rThaEle1 chromosome 5, rThaEle1.pri, whole genome shotgun sequence window:
- the LOC116509163 gene encoding kunitz/BPTI-like toxin, which translates to MSSGGLLLLLGLLTLWAELTPVSGQGPPELCHLPAAIGSCKANMPRFYYNSTFNNCQEFIYGGCQGNANNFVTRDECHYACVEKPGVCPTAPPVIITITVVRCGSDWECEGKQKCCHYGFVIDCMDPV; encoded by the exons ATGTCTTCTGGAGGTCTTCTTCTCCTGCTGGGACTCCTCACCCTCTGGGCAGAGCTGACCCCCGTCTCCGGCCAGGGCCCGCCAG AGTTGTGTCATCTTCCTGCTGCCATCGGATCATGTAAAGCCAATATGCCTCGCTTCTACTACAACTCGACTTTCAATAACTGCCAGGAGTTTATTTATGGTGGATGCCAGGGCAATGCCAACAATTTTGTGACCAGAGATGAATGCCACTACGCCTGTGTTG AAAAGCCCGGGGTGTGTCCCACGGCCCCTCCAGTCATCATCACCATTACTGTCGTAAGGTGTGGAAGTGACTGGGAGTGTGAGGGGAAACAGAAGTGCTGCCATTATGGTTTCGTGATTGACTGCATGGATCCTGTCTAA